One window from the genome of Deinococcus sp. NW-56 encodes:
- a CDS encoding OsmC family protein, which translates to MADIARKASAHWTGDLRGGQGTVSTESGTLQDAQYSFKTRFEQGVGTNPEELLAAAHAGCFTMQLSALLSGHGHTVEDLRTDATCEMVKDGPGFKISRMRLVVRGKVSGSDPADFEQHVQQAAQMCPLSRIMTGNVEIVHEAVLE; encoded by the coding sequence ATGGCAGATATCGCACGCAAGGCCAGCGCCCACTGGACGGGCGACCTCCGGGGCGGTCAGGGCACCGTCAGCACCGAGTCGGGCACCTTGCAAGACGCGCAGTACTCCTTCAAGACCCGCTTCGAGCAGGGTGTGGGCACCAACCCCGAAGAACTCCTCGCCGCCGCGCATGCGGGCTGCTTCACCATGCAGCTCTCGGCGCTGCTCTCGGGCCACGGCCACACCGTCGAGGACCTCAGGACGGACGCCACCTGCGAGATGGTCAAGGACGGCCCCGGCTTCAAGATCAGCCGCATGCGCCTCGTCGTGCGCGGCAAGGTCAGCGGCAGCGACCCGGCCGACTTCGAGCAGCATGTCCAGCAGGCGGCCCAGATGTGCCCGCTGAGCCGCATCATGACGGGCAACGTGGAGATCGTGCACGAGGCGGTGCTGGAGTAG
- the treS gene encoding maltose alpha-D-glucosyltransferase produces the protein MTQAQPSPPPEWYKSAVFYELSVRTFADGNGDGKGDFPGLTGRLDYLRSLGVDCLWLLPWYPSPLRDDGYDVADYTDIHPDLGTLEDFKVFLREAHARGLRVIGDLVTNHTSSDHPWFQAARRGPTLPDGSPNEYHDYYVWSDTGTEYADARIIFTDTETSNWTLDEGCGRYYWHRFFSSQPDLNFDNPRVVEELIGALRFWLDLGLDGFRVDAVPYLIEREGTNCENLPETHAILRQLRRVVDEEYPGRLLLAEANQWPEDVMEYFGSEADPEFHMCFNFPVMPRLYMSLGRGDTTSIREIMGRLPEIPSFGQWATFLRNHDELTLEMVTDDERAFMYAAYAPDHRMKINVGIRRRLAPLLDNDRRRIELLHTVLLALPGSPILYYGDEIGMGDNLTLADRNGVRTPMQWNAGISGGFSTALPDQCFYPPIQDPVYGYGRVNVAAQEQDPGSLLRWLSRQLELRRAHPTFAHGDLTFIETGNPAILAFTRQYDGETLLIISNFAGSAQAALLDLSAHVGRVPVTLAGGSHFPVVGEGPYPVLMGKHEYYWLKLTGVR, from the coding sequence ATGACGCAGGCCCAGCCTTCCCCCCCACCCGAGTGGTACAAGAGCGCCGTCTTCTACGAACTCTCGGTCCGCACCTTCGCGGACGGCAACGGCGACGGCAAGGGCGATTTTCCCGGCCTGACCGGACGGCTGGACTACCTGCGGTCGCTGGGGGTGGACTGCCTGTGGCTGCTGCCCTGGTACCCCAGCCCCCTGCGCGACGACGGCTACGACGTGGCCGACTACACCGACATCCACCCGGACCTCGGCACGCTCGAGGACTTCAAGGTCTTTCTGCGCGAGGCGCACGCGCGGGGCCTGCGGGTGATCGGGGACCTCGTGACCAACCACACCTCCTCGGACCACCCCTGGTTCCAGGCGGCGCGGCGCGGCCCCACCCTGCCCGACGGCAGCCCCAACGAGTACCACGACTACTACGTCTGGAGCGACACGGGCACCGAGTACGCGGACGCCCGCATCATCTTCACCGACACCGAGACGAGCAACTGGACCCTGGACGAGGGGTGCGGGCGCTACTACTGGCACCGCTTCTTCTCCAGTCAGCCCGACCTCAACTTCGACAACCCGCGCGTGGTGGAGGAACTGATCGGCGCCCTGCGGTTCTGGCTGGACCTCGGGCTGGACGGCTTCCGGGTGGACGCAGTGCCGTACCTGATCGAGCGCGAGGGGACCAACTGCGAGAACCTCCCCGAAACGCACGCGATCCTGCGCCAGCTTCGCCGGGTGGTGGACGAGGAGTACCCCGGCCGCCTGCTGCTCGCGGAGGCCAACCAGTGGCCCGAGGACGTGATGGAATATTTCGGCAGCGAGGCCGACCCCGAGTTCCACATGTGCTTCAACTTCCCGGTGATGCCCCGGCTGTACATGAGCCTGGGGCGCGGGGACACGACCTCCATCCGCGAGATCATGGGCCGCCTGCCGGAGATTCCGTCCTTCGGGCAGTGGGCGACCTTCCTGCGCAACCACGACGAGCTGACGCTGGAGATGGTCACCGACGACGAGCGGGCTTTCATGTACGCGGCCTACGCGCCCGACCACCGCATGAAGATCAACGTGGGCATTCGCCGCCGTCTCGCCCCGCTGCTGGACAACGACCGCCGCCGCATCGAGCTGCTGCACACGGTCCTGCTGGCCCTGCCCGGCAGCCCGATCCTGTACTACGGCGACGAGATCGGCATGGGCGACAACTTGACCCTCGCCGACCGCAACGGCGTCCGCACCCCGATGCAGTGGAACGCGGGGATCAGCGGCGGCTTTTCCACCGCCCTGCCGGACCAGTGCTTCTACCCGCCCATTCAGGACCCGGTGTACGGCTACGGGCGCGTCAACGTGGCCGCGCAGGAGCAGGACCCCGGCAGCCTCTTGAGGTGGCTCTCACGCCAGCTCGAACTGCGCCGCGCCCACCCGACCTTCGCGCACGGCGACCTCACCTTCATCGAGACGGGCAACCCGGCGATCCTGGCCTTTACCCGCCAGTACGACGGCGAGACGCTGCTGATCATTTCCAACTTCGCCGGAAGTGCCCAGGCTGCGCTGCTGGACCTCTCGGCCCACGTGGGCCGCGTGCCCGTGACCCTGGCGGGGGGCAGCCACTTCCCGGTGGTGGGGGAGGGGCCGTACCCAGTACTGATGGGCAAACACGAGTACTACTGGCTGAAGTTGACCGGTGTGAGGTAA
- a CDS encoding alpha/beta hydrolase — MTTLTTPQSWETGAPVAGYHWPAAAPRAAVLLTHGLGEYAGRYVERYNRLIPRLGEAGFSVYAYDLRGHGASPGRRAVVDARTLVEDHLLARETLRGQPLPVYAFGHSLGGLITAASVARDPRGLSGVILSSPALLVGEDEPRWLKAAAPLLARIAPHAATTVLDSAGLSRVAEEVEAYRADPQVYQGKVPALTAASMLRLSGELWAHYDRWRLPTLVLHGAADRITDVRGTQRFVEAIPAEDKTLHLVEGGHHELLNDEGRDEALAWILGWLRERSGGQIV, encoded by the coding sequence ATGACCACCCTGACCACGCCGCAGTCCTGGGAGACGGGCGCTCCCGTCGCGGGTTACCACTGGCCCGCCGCTGCGCCCCGCGCCGCCGTCCTGCTCACCCACGGGCTGGGCGAGTACGCCGGGCGCTACGTGGAGCGCTACAACCGCCTGATTCCGCGCTTGGGGGAGGCGGGCTTTTCGGTCTACGCCTACGACCTGCGCGGGCACGGCGCCTCACCAGGGCGGCGGGCGGTCGTGGACGCCCGGACGCTGGTGGAAGACCACCTGCTCGCGCGGGAGACGCTGCGGGGCCAGCCGCTCCCGGTCTACGCTTTCGGGCACTCGCTGGGCGGCCTGATCACGGCGGCGAGCGTGGCCCGCGACCCACGGGGGCTGAGCGGGGTCATTCTCTCCAGCCCAGCCTTGCTGGTCGGGGAGGACGAACCGCGCTGGCTGAAGGCCGCCGCGCCGCTGCTCGCCCGCATTGCGCCCCATGCCGCCACGACGGTGCTCGACAGCGCGGGCCTCTCGCGCGTCGCGGAGGAGGTCGAGGCCTACCGCGCCGACCCACAGGTCTACCAGGGCAAGGTGCCTGCGCTCACCGCCGCCTCCATGCTGCGCCTCAGCGGGGAGCTGTGGGCGCACTACGACCGCTGGCGCCTGCCCACGCTGGTGCTGCACGGCGCCGCTGACCGCATCACCGACGTGCGCGGCACCCAGCGCTTCGTGGAGGCGATCCCCGCCGAGGACAAGACCCTGCACCTCGTCGAGGGTGGGCATCACGAACTCCTGAACGACGAAGGCCGGGATGAGGCGCTGGCGTGGATTCTGGGGTGGTTGCGGGAGCGGAGTGGGGGGCAAATTGTCTGA
- a CDS encoding nitroreductase family protein gives MTATLTRPLTVTEAIESRRSIRKFVQEPMDQGDLREILRLASLAPSAWNAQTWRFAVVQDPQLKEQLREAAYGQAQVTNAPAVIVVYSDMEDTLATVEDTAHPGMGEAGRTGQRQTFDGVFGAQDVAQRGQWGLSQANIAFGFLMLAARGLGYDTVPMLGFDPQRVREILGLPGHVQFAGMLPVGKRAEEGFPHHRHAVERITKFY, from the coding sequence ATGACCGCGACCCTGACCCGCCCCCTGACCGTGACCGAAGCCATCGAGAGCCGCCGCAGCATCCGCAAGTTCGTACAGGAGCCGATGGACCAGGGCGACCTGCGCGAGATCCTGCGCCTCGCCAGCCTCGCGCCCAGCGCCTGGAATGCCCAGACGTGGCGCTTTGCCGTCGTGCAGGACCCACAGCTCAAGGAGCAACTGCGCGAGGCCGCTTACGGCCAGGCGCAGGTGACGAATGCGCCCGCCGTGATCGTGGTGTACAGCGACATGGAAGACACCCTGGCAACCGTGGAGGACACCGCGCACCCCGGCATGGGTGAGGCGGGCCGCACCGGGCAGCGTCAGACCTTCGACGGTGTGTTCGGTGCCCAGGACGTGGCCCAGCGCGGCCAGTGGGGCCTCTCGCAGGCGAACATCGCTTTCGGGTTCCTGATGCTGGCCGCCCGTGGCCTGGGCTACGACACCGTGCCCATGCTGGGCTTCGACCCCCAGCGGGTGAGGGAGATTCTGGGCCTGCCGGGGCACGTGCAGTTCGCCGGAATGCTCCCGGTCGGCAAGCGGGCCGAGGAAGGCTTTCCCCACCACCGCCACGCGGTCGAGCGCATCACCAAGTTCTACTGA
- a CDS encoding metal ABC transporter permease, whose amino-acid sequence MEWLTDPLQFDFFVRALAAVVLVSVLCALVGAWVVLRGLSYIGDAMSHAVLPGLVGALLTGGNLLVGALVAAVLTALGIGAVGQRSGLKQDSAIGIVFVGMFALGVVMLSKAPTFATDLSTFLIGNPLGVTPADLWSALGVTALVALILGAFHKELLLASFDPTEARAIGLPVGRLTHLLLVVIGLVVVLTVQLVGTTLSVSLLVTSSAAARLLARSLKKMMALAAGLGILGGVTGLYLSYFLDTAAGATIVLVNTAIFVLALLFQRKE is encoded by the coding sequence ATGGAGTGGCTCACCGACCCCCTGCAATTCGACTTCTTCGTGCGGGCACTCGCGGCGGTCGTCCTCGTCAGCGTGCTGTGTGCGCTGGTGGGCGCGTGGGTGGTGTTGCGGGGCCTGAGCTACATCGGGGACGCGATGAGCCACGCGGTGCTGCCGGGGCTGGTGGGGGCGCTGCTCACCGGGGGCAACCTGCTGGTGGGGGCGCTGGTCGCCGCCGTGCTGACCGCACTCGGGATCGGGGCAGTCGGCCAACGCTCGGGCCTCAAGCAGGACAGCGCCATCGGCATCGTGTTCGTGGGGATGTTCGCGCTGGGCGTGGTGATGCTGTCAAAGGCGCCGACCTTCGCCACCGACCTCAGCACCTTCCTGATCGGCAATCCGCTCGGGGTGACCCCCGCCGACCTGTGGAGTGCCCTGGGCGTGACGGCGCTGGTGGCGCTGATCCTGGGGGCCTTTCACAAGGAGCTGCTGCTGGCCTCCTTCGACCCCACCGAGGCCCGCGCCATCGGGCTGCCGGTGGGTCGGCTGACCCACCTGCTGCTGGTCGTGATCGGGCTGGTGGTCGTGCTGACGGTGCAACTGGTGGGCACCACCCTCAGCGTGAGCCTGCTGGTGACCTCCAGCGCCGCCGCCAGGCTGCTAGCCCGCAGCCTGAAAAAGATGATGGCGCTCGCCGCCGGGCTGGGCATCCTGGGTGGGGTGACCGGGCTGTACCTGAGCTACTTCCTCGACACGGCGGCGGGCGCGACCATCGTGCTCGTGAACACGGCGATCTTCGTGCTGGCGCTGCTGTTCCAGCGCAAGGAATAA
- a CDS encoding metal ABC transporter solute-binding protein, Zn/Mn family: MRFASRLVLSTLLCSAAASAQAASIPVSATTSIVGDFVKAVGGTRVSVNVVVPAGSDTHSFQPSTAAIRRLAGSRALFANGAGLEPWLPKLKAAAPKVPVTELTRGLKLRELGHAAGEDHGHDDHGPLDPHAWWDADLAAGYVRNVQAALTRLDPAGKATYTKNAAAYLKQLRALDAYAKRQFATVPAARRRAVTNHDSLGYLARRYGLTVVGTVLPGGGTEREPSARELAALVSSVKKSGARVIFTEAALNTRLAQALARETGAKVAPPLYTDTLGRKGSAGDTFLKAFRHNVDVMVKALKG; this comes from the coding sequence ATGCGTTTTGCCTCCCGCTTGGTGCTGTCCACCCTCCTGTGTTCTGCCGCCGCGTCCGCCCAGGCCGCCTCCATTCCCGTGAGTGCGACGACGAGCATCGTGGGCGACTTCGTGAAAGCGGTGGGCGGCACGCGGGTGAGCGTGAACGTGGTCGTTCCGGCGGGGAGCGACACCCACAGCTTTCAGCCGAGCACGGCGGCGATCCGGCGGCTGGCCGGGAGCCGTGCGCTGTTCGCCAACGGCGCGGGGCTGGAGCCCTGGCTGCCGAAGCTGAAGGCGGCGGCCCCGAAGGTGCCCGTCACCGAACTGACGCGGGGCCTGAAGCTGCGCGAGCTGGGCCACGCGGCGGGGGAGGACCACGGGCATGATGACCACGGTCCCCTCGACCCCCACGCGTGGTGGGACGCGGACCTCGCCGCCGGGTACGTGCGGAACGTGCAGGCGGCGCTGACCCGGCTCGATCCGGCGGGCAAGGCGACCTACACGAAGAATGCGGCGGCGTACCTGAAACAACTGCGGGCGCTCGACGCCTACGCGAAAAGGCAGTTCGCCACCGTCCCCGCCGCCCGCCGCCGCGCCGTGACCAACCACGACAGCCTGGGCTACCTCGCCCGGCGCTATGGGCTGACCGTGGTGGGCACGGTCCTGCCCGGCGGCGGCACCGAGCGCGAACCGAGCGCCCGCGAACTCGCCGCGCTGGTGTCGTCGGTGAAAAAGAGCGGCGCCCGCGTGATCTTCACCGAGGCCGCGCTGAACACCCGCCTGGCGCAGGCGCTGGCCCGCGAGACGGGGGCGAAGGTGGCCCCGCCCCTCTACACCGACACGCTGGGGCGGAAGGGCAGCGCGGGCGACACGTTTCTGAAGGCCTTCCGGCACAACGTGGACGTGATGGTCAAGGCCCTGAAGGGGTAA
- a CDS encoding ABC-F family ATP-binding cassette domain-containing protein yields MLGQLKGVARSFGDRVVVQDVDLEVQPGERLALVGENGSGKSTLLRVLAGLDRPDEGTATRTGRAALLSQHAEMGTETVLDAVTPEGLRAARRTFEAASAGLGEGTDAAFHAFAEAEEAFRVAGGYEFEAQATAVLGGLGLDPGIEAGQLSGGQTRRVMLARLLLSPADLYLLDEPTNHLDAEGAAWLEGWIRASPAAFVLASHDRAFLDAVTYRTTELERGRLTVYPAPYTEAMALKAALREAQQRDHEAYRRKRAALDEERRRQASKGAVEENRRRARDNDKFLSSHKAGRAQKLFSARAQAMQRQIDRLDEEAVPKPFEDRRTLRLDLPDAPPGPAEVLTVRDLTVYREGEPVLAGVRLDVRRGDRIALTGPNGGGKSTLLAALLGQLPHAGEVRWGQGLALYAAGQHGEELAGLPTVGDALLAANPALTAHQLHAVAAQVGLPGGPSFPVAGLSGGQRTRLSLARLNVTRAQVLVLDEPTNHLDVRAIEALEALLLAFPGTVLLASHDRALVGRVATRVWEVGGGGVREEPLVTV; encoded by the coding sequence GTGCTGGGACAATTGAAGGGGGTCGCCCGCAGCTTTGGCGACCGCGTGGTGGTGCAGGACGTGGACCTGGAGGTGCAGCCCGGAGAGCGGCTGGCCCTGGTCGGAGAGAATGGCAGCGGCAAGAGCACGCTGCTGCGCGTGCTGGCGGGCCTCGACCGCCCGGACGAGGGCACAGCGACGCGGACGGGCCGCGCCGCCCTGCTCTCCCAGCACGCGGAGATGGGGACGGAGACCGTGCTGGACGCCGTGACGCCGGAGGGCCTGCGGGCGGCCCGGCGCACCTTCGAGGCCGCCTCGGCCGGGCTGGGCGAGGGCACCGACGCCGCCTTCCACGCCTTCGCGGAGGCCGAGGAAGCGTTCCGGGTGGCCGGGGGCTACGAGTTCGAGGCGCAGGCGACGGCCGTGCTGGGCGGGCTGGGTCTGGACCCAGGGATAGAGGCGGGGCAACTTTCCGGCGGCCAGACCCGGCGTGTGATGCTCGCGCGGCTGCTGCTCTCGCCCGCCGACCTTTACCTCCTCGACGAGCCGACGAACCACCTTGACGCAGAGGGCGCGGCGTGGCTGGAAGGGTGGATTCGGGCCTCCCCCGCTGCGTTCGTGCTCGCCAGCCATGACCGCGCCTTCCTGGACGCGGTGACCTACCGCACGACGGAGCTGGAACGCGGGCGGCTGACCGTCTACCCCGCCCCGTACACAGAAGCGATGGCCCTGAAAGCGGCCCTGCGCGAGGCCCAGCAGCGCGACCACGAGGCCTACCGCCGCAAGCGGGCCGCCCTCGACGAAGAGCGGCGACGGCAGGCCAGCAAGGGCGCGGTGGAGGAAAACCGCCGCCGGGCGCGGGACAACGACAAGTTCCTGAGCAGCCACAAGGCGGGCCGGGCGCAGAAGCTCTTCTCCGCGCGGGCGCAGGCCATGCAGCGCCAGATCGACCGGCTCGACGAGGAAGCCGTCCCGAAGCCCTTCGAGGACCGCCGCACCCTGCGCCTGGACCTCCCCGACGCGCCCCCCGGCCCCGCCGAGGTGCTCACCGTTCGTGACCTGACCGTTTACCGGGAGGGAGAGCCGGTCCTTGCGGGGGTGCGGCTGGACGTGCGCCGGGGCGACCGCATCGCGCTGACCGGGCCGAACGGGGGCGGGAAAAGTACGTTGCTCGCCGCGCTGCTGGGGCAGCTTCCCCACGCGGGCGAGGTGCGCTGGGGCCAGGGCTTGGCCCTCTACGCGGCGGGTCAGCACGGGGAGGAACTCGCGGGGCTGCCCACCGTCGGGGACGCGCTGCTCGCGGCGAATCCAGCGCTGACCGCCCACCAGCTTCACGCGGTCGCGGCGCAGGTGGGCCTGCCCGGTGGACCTTCGTTTCCGGTCGCGGGGCTGTCGGGCGGGCAGCGCACCCGGCTGAGCCTCGCCCGGCTGAACGTGACGCGGGCGCAGGTGCTGGTGCTGGACGAACCCACCAACCACCTCGACGTGCGGGCGATCGAGGCGCTCGAGGCCCTGCTGCTCGCCTTTCCGGGTACGGTGCTGCTTGCCAGCCACGACCGGGCGCTGGTGGGGCGGGTAGCAACGCGAGTCTGGGAGGTGGGAGGGGGCGGGGTCCGCGAGGAGCCGCTCGTGACGGTCTAG
- a CDS encoding M12 family metallopeptidase, whose product MQTRQVTLIMEDGSRQTVTGFVRAGMLLLEDDILLADDVSKVSPQGTYVVDTRYRWTGRTIPYAFASNVPQAVRDRVTQAAANIRATTNVVVTPRTTQSNYVQITYNTGTSCASSLGMVGGAQTLTLADRCSVGTIMHEFGHAMGLFHEQTRPDRDQYVAIQWQNIPADWQSQYQIRSGSRGYGAYDFDSIMHYPAYFDGKLAIKPLNSSIDLNRMGQRGGYSSTDVSTINALYPR is encoded by the coding sequence GTGCAGACGCGGCAGGTCACGCTGATCATGGAGGACGGCAGCCGCCAGACGGTGACCGGCTTCGTGCGAGCCGGGATGCTGCTGCTCGAAGACGATATCCTCCTCGCGGACGATGTGAGCAAGGTCTCGCCGCAGGGCACGTATGTGGTGGACACGCGCTACCGCTGGACGGGCCGCACCATCCCCTACGCCTTCGCGAGCAACGTGCCGCAGGCCGTCCGCGACCGGGTGACGCAGGCCGCCGCCAACATCCGCGCGACGACGAACGTGGTGGTGACTCCTCGCACCACCCAGAGCAACTACGTGCAGATCACCTACAACACCGGCACGAGTTGCGCGAGCAGCCTCGGGATGGTGGGCGGGGCACAGACCCTCACGCTGGCCGATCGCTGCTCGGTGGGCACGATCATGCACGAGTTCGGGCACGCGATGGGTCTCTTCCACGAGCAGACCCGCCCCGACCGTGACCAGTACGTCGCGATCCAGTGGCAGAACATTCCCGCCGACTGGCAGAGCCAGTACCAGATTCGCTCGGGCAGCCGGGGCTACGGCGCCTACGACTTCGACTCGATCATGCACTACCCCGCCTATTTCGACGGCAAACTGGCGATCAAGCCCCTGAACAGCAGCATCGACCTGAACCGGATGGGCCAGCGGGGCGGCTACAGCTCCACCGACGTGAGCACCATCAACGCGCTCTACCCGCGCTGA
- a CDS encoding metal ABC transporter ATP-binding protein, which produces MLGVENLTVRYGTHTALEGATVRFEAGQFSAVIGPNGAGKSTLLKVLAGLLPDPQGSVRFDPGHTPRNCVSYVPQQQTLDWAFPVTVWDVAMMGRTGRLGWLRWPGGKDRQKVAAALEETGVYALRHRHIGALSGGQRQRVLLARMLAREGHLLLLDEPLTGVDPATQEGLMALLRRQADRGRAVVMVTHDLDQARRWCDHLVLVNRRVIADGTPDEVYTPQNIEATFSVSHLGHTHAEA; this is translated from the coding sequence ATGCTGGGGGTCGAGAACCTGACGGTGCGCTACGGCACCCACACGGCGCTGGAGGGCGCGACCGTGCGCTTTGAGGCGGGACAGTTCAGCGCCGTGATCGGGCCGAACGGGGCGGGCAAGAGCACGCTGCTCAAGGTGCTGGCGGGACTGCTGCCCGACCCCCAGGGGAGCGTGCGCTTCGATCCGGGCCACACCCCGCGCAATTGCGTGTCCTACGTGCCGCAGCAGCAGACGCTGGACTGGGCCTTTCCCGTCACGGTCTGGGACGTGGCGATGATGGGCCGCACCGGGCGCCTGGGCTGGCTGCGCTGGCCGGGGGGCAAAGACCGCCAGAAGGTGGCGGCGGCGCTGGAGGAAACCGGGGTGTACGCCCTGCGACACCGCCACATCGGGGCCTTGTCGGGCGGGCAGCGCCAGCGGGTGCTGCTCGCGCGGATGCTGGCGCGGGAAGGCCACCTGCTGCTGCTCGACGAACCGCTGACCGGGGTGGACCCCGCCACCCAGGAAGGGCTGATGGCCCTGCTGCGCCGCCAGGCCGACCGGGGCCGCGCGGTCGTGATGGTCACCCACGACCTCGACCAGGCGCGGCGCTGGTGCGATCACCTCGTGCTCGTCAACCGGCGGGTCATCGCGGACGGCACCCCCGACGAGGTGTATACCCCGCAGAACATCGAAGCGACCTTCAGCGTGAGCCACCTCGGGCACACGCACGCGGAGGCGTGA
- a CDS encoding helix-turn-helix domain-containing protein: MSTAHPGFCPVYRAIGVLQEKWVLHIVRALLGGEKGFNELARAVGGCNSATLTQRLEHLEHLSLIAKRTEDSPGKLARSVYTLTPAGRELQSVIDAIDGWARQHLGAADVATPA; this comes from the coding sequence ATGAGCACCGCACACCCAGGCTTCTGTCCGGTCTACCGGGCCATCGGCGTGTTGCAGGAAAAGTGGGTGCTGCACATCGTCCGGGCGCTCTTGGGCGGCGAGAAGGGGTTCAACGAACTCGCGCGGGCGGTGGGCGGCTGCAACAGTGCCACCCTCACGCAGCGGCTGGAGCACCTCGAACACCTGTCGCTGATCGCCAAGCGCACCGAGGACTCGCCGGGCAAACTCGCCCGCAGCGTCTATACCCTGACCCCCGCCGGGCGCGAGTTGCAGAGCGTCATCGACGCCATCGACGGCTGGGCGCGGCAGCACCTGGGCGCCGCGGACGTGGCGACCCCCGCGTGA
- a CDS encoding AAA family ATPase codes for MAFLYLLVGPPGSGKRTVGTHLSRLTGAALLDNHLTNDPVFHAFGLDGVRPVPPEAWPFASRVRAVVREAVAASPRELSHIFTIYLADQPGEAESLERFRALAAGRGATFVPVWLTCPTDELARRAALPERSVGRLKLRDPEGVRRVVTEKGLLPPPPGAIVLDTAQLAPADAALLIAAHAGALF; via the coding sequence ATGGCTTTCCTGTACCTCCTCGTCGGGCCGCCGGGCAGCGGCAAGCGCACGGTGGGCACGCACCTCTCGCGGCTGACCGGAGCGGCGCTGCTCGACAACCACCTCACCAACGATCCGGTGTTTCACGCCTTCGGGCTGGACGGGGTGCGGCCCGTGCCCCCGGAGGCGTGGCCCTTCGCCTCGCGGGTGCGGGCGGTGGTGCGTGAGGCGGTGGCGGCCTCCCCGCGCGAACTGTCGCACATCTTCACGATCTATCTGGCCGACCAGCCCGGCGAGGCCGAGTCGCTGGAGCGGTTCCGGGCGCTGGCCGCGGGGCGGGGGGCAACCTTCGTGCCCGTGTGGCTGACCTGCCCGACCGACGAACTTGCCCGCCGCGCCGCTCTGCCGGAGCGCAGCGTGGGCCGCCTCAAGCTGCGCGACCCGGAGGGGGTCCGCCGGGTGGTGACGGAGAAGGGGCTGCTGCCCCCACCCCCCGGCGCCATCGTCCTCGACACGGCGCAGCTCGCCCCGGCAGACGCGGCCCTGCTCATCGCCGCCCATGCCGGGGCACTCTTCTGA
- a CDS encoding HNH endonuclease, protein MSVQPGAPYRDQLTEDGTVLRYEGHDAPVNRTGGLDPKTVDQPLRTPGGKLTQNGLFFEAALAAERGEAVPERVRVYEKLRPGIWTYNGVFHLTGVTQEHDGTRYVFVFRLEAVQGEEGDAGLVPAHPERRRLIPGWVKLAVWGRDGGRCVECGATDDLQFDHVLPWSRGGTSLTPENVQLLCARHNREKSDQIG, encoded by the coding sequence ATGTCCGTTCAGCCGGGCGCCCCCTACCGCGATCAGCTCACCGAGGACGGCACGGTGCTGCGCTACGAGGGCCACGACGCGCCGGTCAACCGGACGGGTGGCCTCGACCCCAAGACGGTGGACCAGCCCCTGCGGACGCCGGGCGGCAAACTGACTCAGAATGGCCTCTTCTTCGAGGCGGCTCTGGCGGCCGAGCGTGGGGAGGCAGTGCCCGAACGGGTCCGCGTCTACGAGAAGTTGCGCCCCGGCATCTGGACCTATAACGGCGTCTTTCACCTGACGGGCGTCACGCAGGAGCACGACGGAACCCGGTACGTCTTCGTCTTCCGGCTGGAGGCGGTGCAGGGTGAGGAGGGGGACGCTGGGCTGGTCCCCGCCCACCCCGAACGCCGCCGCCTGATTCCCGGCTGGGTCAAGCTGGCCGTGTGGGGGCGGGACGGCGGCCGGTGCGTGGAGTGCGGGGCGACCGACGACCTCCAGTTCGACCATGTCCTGCCGTGGTCGCGCGGCGGCACCAGCCTGACGCCCGAGAACGTGCAGCTGCTGTGTGCCCGCCACAACCGCGAGAAGAGCGACCAGATCGGCTAG